A region of Oncorhynchus masou masou isolate Uvic2021 chromosome 29, UVic_Omas_1.1, whole genome shotgun sequence DNA encodes the following proteins:
- the LOC135521282 gene encoding Golgi-associated kinase 1A-like, giving the protein MALRVWSKICCKRWAVWAFLLLFTLSVVVINILPFPPSETRRLPSRGLSSAGAGGYRARARPRERASLAPHHQHHLPLPLKGHSGGWKQSDKVKESSERHLVKDQPKLDRVAASMPDERTHSNYKKNRKTKGIASKRKEKKEMPPSSIRDKQHDSPPLTVNAVLIRCVGSHLTNCSGSELSTQPSPLPRQGNLHPAVTQTVAHSQSRPSTAALLLLGLSDSEHKCTPDEQRQDQGQTMQAGKAGRKNLTKQQAVKKVPRELRKRDRQPSSGHKKTRPTAQTAAEPEKGSEGEAHWCKMSAGEREFPDTDTRRIRTGDPDSVPWLSKDDIHKMEFLSGSEVVSKARLPAHGQVLHVGLGAPHHPPSLGTPLADHSGHCQQGLCALIKRPDDWFEVFAFHLDRVLGLNRSLPTVLRDFHSDILPYKYTRGAARPVVWWDPGIQHLADDDNDQNSFPLTWPQYQSLLRARCGSGSGVALNETPCVGVHHAEWGHLALFDFLLQVNDRLDRYCCGFQPDPAEPCVENLLHTKCRNSKDLVLVHILVRRVEPTRLVFIDNAGRPNHPHDNLNFRLIEGIDEFPERAVSVLQSGCLESMLLSSLYMDKQFWESRGGARGLKPLIHTVEQRGRILLQHIHDKRLRLNRDL; this is encoded by the exons GCCTTACGAGTGTGGTCCAAGATCTGCTGCAAGAGGTGGGCAGTGTgggccttcctcctcctctttaccctgtCTGTGGTGGTGATCAACAtcctccccttccccccctcTGAGACACGCAGGCTGCCCTCACGAGGCCTGAGCTCTGCTGGAGCCGGGGGGTATAGAGCGAGGGCAAGACCCAGGGAAAGGGCCTCATTGGCCcctcaccaccaacaccatctTCCTCTACCCCTCAAAGGTCACAGTGGAGGTTGGAAGCAGAGTGACAAAGTCAAAGAGTCCTCCGAGCGTCACCTGGTGAAGGACCAGCCCAAACTGGATAGGGTAGCAGCTAGCATGCCAGATGAGAGAACTCACAGCAACTACAAGAAGAATCGTAAAACTAAGGGCATCGCCTCCAAaaggaaagagaagaaagagatgCCGCCAAGTTCTATTAGAGACAAACAACATGATTCCCCGCCATTGACAGTCAACGCTGTGCTAATAAGGTGTGTTGGAAGCCATCTAACCAACTGCAGTGGTTCAGAGCTCTCCACCCAGCCATCACCTCTTCCCAGACAAGGGAACCTCCACCCAGCCGTGACCCAGACTGTAGCGCACAGCCAGAGCCGCCCTTCTACTGCCGCCCTTCTACTACTCGGCCTGTCTGACTCTGAGCACAAATGTACTCCAGATGAGCAGAGGCAGGACCAGGGGCAAACCATGCAGGCAGGGAAAGCAGGGAGGAAGAACCTAACTAAGCAGCAGGCTGTGAAAAAGGTCCCTAGAGAACTCAGGAAACGTGACAGACAGCCTTCGTCTGGGCATAAAAAGACCCGGCCCACAGCACAAACAGCAGCAGAGCcagagaaagggagtgaggggGAGGCCCACTGGTGTAAGATGtcagctggagagagggagttCCCAGACACTGACACACGTAGAATAAGGACTGGGGACCCTGACTCTGTGCCATGGCTCAGCAAGGACGACATTCACAAGATGGAGTTCCTCTCGGGCAGTGAGGTTGTCAGTAAGGCCAGACTCCCAGCCCACGGACAGGTCCTCCATGTAGGGCTGGGTGCCCCTCATCATCCCCCTTCTCTTGGGACTCCATTGGCTGACCACAGTGGACACTGCCAACAGGGTCTGTGTGCCCTGATCAAACGTCCAGACGACTGGTTCGAAGTCTTCGCTTTCCATTTAGACCGTGTTCTCGGCTTGAACAGGAGTCTGCCCACAGTGCTCAGGGACTTCCACAGTGACATCCTGCCTTATAAATACACCAGAGGGGCAGCCAGACCCGTGGTGTGGTGGGACCCAGGCATCCAGCACCTGGCTGATGATGACAATGACCAGAACTCGTTCCCTCTCACCTGGCCCCAGTACCAGAGCCTGCTGAGGGCAAGGTGTGGAAGTGGCAGCGGCGTGGCCCTCAACGAGACCCCCTGTGTGGGGGTTCACCATGCGGAGTGGGGGCATCTGGCACTCTTTGACTTCCTCCTACAG GTGAATGATCGTCTGGACCGGTACTGCTGCGGTTTCCAGCCTGACCCAGCAGAACCATGTGTGGAGAACCTGCTACATACCAAGTGCAGGAACTCAAAGGATCTAGTGCTGGTGCACATCCTG GTGAGGAGGGTAGAGCCTACCAGACTGGTGTTTATAGACAATGCAGGCAGGCCAAATCATCCCCATGACAACCTCAACTTCCGCTTAATAGAGGGCATCGATGA GTTTCCAGAGAGAGCCGTATCAGTTCTCCAGTCTGGCTGCTTGGAGAGCATGCTCCTGAGCTCTCTGTATATGGACAAGCAATTCTGGGAGAGCCGAGGGGGGGCACGTGGCCTGAAACCTCTCATCCACACTGTTGAGCAAAGAGGGAGGATACTGCTGCAGCACATCCACGACAAGAGACTGAGACTAAACAGGGATTTGTGA